Proteins encoded in a region of the Micromonas commoda chromosome 10, complete sequence genome:
- a CDS encoding predicted protein, with product MATVSITNFVTCRAPVAGAKAARASNGAAVRAPVAVASPNGVSLGGARQGSLAGRVGARAAVSARSARRVALAAAAAETKEAAPTAEVEEPALESDAGVDYTALRDLLKAGEWEEADNEHRRLMCVLAGEDAEDRGWVYFTEVKQFPVKDLKTIDNLWTFYSDGKFGFSVQRKIWIGKKRQWAKFFKEIDWVQGENNAYRKWPEEFIWKKEAKKGHMPLTNALRGTQLLNALLEHPAFAPPAKPKSAADQAAEAMEQMGDNLKKAMGGGVPGLKGLKKPSWMK from the exons ATGGCGACCGTGTCCATCACAAACTTCGTCACttgccgcgcgcccgtcgccggcgccaaggccgcgcgcgcctccaacggcgccgcggttcgcgccCCGGTCGCCGTGGCCTCCCCCAACGGTGTCTCCCTCGGAGGGGCTCGCCAGGGTTCCCTCgcgggtcgcgtcggcgctcgcgccgcggtttccgcgcgctcggctcgccgcgtcgcgctcgccgccgccgccgccgagaccaaggaggccgcgcccaccgccgaggtggaggagccCGCCCTCGAGTCTGAC GCTGGCGTCGACTACACCGCCCTCCGCGACCTTCTCAAGGCTGGTGAGTGGGAGGAGGCTGATAACGAACATCGCCGTTTGATGTGcgtgctcgcgggcgaggacgccgaggaccgcGGCTGGGTCTACTTCACCGAGGTGAAGCAGTTCCCGGTGAAGGACCTCAAGACCATCGACAACCTCTGGACGTTCTACTCCGACGGCAAGTTCGGTTTCTCCGTGCAGCGCAAGATCTGGATCGGCAAGAAGCGCCAGTGGGCGAAGTTCTTCAAGGAGATCGACTGGGTCCAGGGCGAGAACAACGCGTACCGCAAGTGGCCCGAGGAGTTCATCtggaagaaggaggcgaagaagggtCACATGCCCCTCACCAACGCGCTCAGGGGTACTCAGCTCCTCAACGCGCTGCTGGAGCaccccgcgttcgcgcccccggcCAAGCccaagtccgcggcggaccagGCAGCCGAAGCCATGGAGCAGATGGGCGATAACCTCAAGAAGGCtatgggcggcggcgtgcccggTCTCAAGGGCCTCAAGAAGCCCTCTTGGATGAAGTAA
- a CDS encoding predicted protein — MTPEKCESELDDISRKAPMVRFLLEALEKAGCPVNRSFFEVQRCNKAVLGGFRPDEGVVLCHNNLTNRTDMENMLTHELIHAYDHCRNKNMDWLDLKQHACSEVRASNLSGDCHWVNEMFRGYFGVENGHQKCVRRRAELSTAMNPRCRDRDEAKRVVNEVFEQCFKDTRPFDDIP; from the exons atGACCCCCGAAAAATGCGAGTCCGAGCTTGACGACATCAGCAGGAAGGCGCCGATGGTGAGGTTCCTTCTCGAGGCTCTGGAGAAGGCTGGGTGTCCCGTGAACCGCTCGTTCTTCGAGGTGCAGCGGTGCAACAAGGCGGTGCTGGGCGGGTTCAGACCGGACGAGGGCGTGGTGCTGTGCCACAACAATCTGACGAATAGGACGGACATGGAGAACATGCTGACGCACGAGCTCATACACGCTTACGACCACTGCAG GAATAAGAACATGGACTGGCTCGACCTGAAGCAGCACGCGTGCTCGGAGGTGCGCGCGTCGAACCTATCCGGGGACTGCCACTGGGTCAACGAGATGTTCCGAGGATACTTCGGCGTGGAGAACGGGCATCAGAAGTgcgtgcggcgacgcgcggagcttTCCACCGCGATGAACCCGCGGTGTAGGGATAGGGACGAGGCGAAGAGGGTGGTGAACGAGGTGTTCGAGCAGTGCTTCAAGGACACGCGGCCGTTCGACGACATTCCCTGA